In endosymbiont of unidentified scaly snail isolate Monju, the following are encoded in one genomic region:
- the cmoA gene encoding carboxy-S-adenosyl-L-methionine synthase CmoA — translation MTESRDRLFERPGPVGDFVFDAAVARVFPDMISRSVPGYAAIINMIELLTAQHAQPGTRLYDLGCSLGAASLAMAAGLAYDDCKIIAVDNAPAMLARARDYVADSPHPVRLVEADIREQVIENASVVVLNFTLQFLPRDERAGLLRRIREGLVPGGILILSEKIAGETPEADALLCEMHHAFKRRQGYSDLEITQKRAALEKVLLPERLSTHLERLHAAGFRHADAWFQCFNFVSIVARA, via the coding sequence TTGACTGAATCGCGCGATCGTCTCTTCGAGCGTCCCGGTCCGGTCGGGGATTTTGTCTTCGACGCTGCGGTCGCCCGTGTCTTTCCCGACATGATCTCGCGCTCGGTGCCGGGTTATGCCGCCATCATCAACATGATCGAGCTGCTCACCGCACAGCACGCCCAGCCGGGAACCCGCCTGTACGACCTGGGCTGCTCGCTCGGTGCCGCCAGCCTGGCCATGGCGGCAGGACTGGCGTACGACGATTGCAAGATCATTGCAGTGGACAATGCCCCGGCCATGCTGGCGCGTGCGCGCGATTACGTGGCGGACAGCCCGCACCCGGTCCGGCTGGTCGAGGCGGACATCCGTGAGCAGGTTATCGAGAACGCCTCGGTGGTGGTGCTCAATTTCACCCTTCAGTTTCTGCCACGGGACGAGCGAGCCGGCCTGTTGCGCCGCATCCGGGAAGGGTTGGTGCCCGGCGGCATCCTGATCCTGTCGGAGAAGATCGCCGGTGAGACGCCCGAGGCGGATGCGCTGCTGTGCGAGATGCATCACGCCTTCAAGCGCCGGCAGGGTTACAGCGATCTGGAGATCACCCAGAAGCGTGCGGCACTGGAAAAGGTCCTGCTGCCCGAGCGGCTTTCCACCCACCTGGAACGCCTGCACGCGGCCGGATTCCGGCACGCCGACGCCTGGTTCCAGTGCTTCAATTTTGTCTCCATCGTGGCGCGCGCATGA
- a CDS encoding Arm DNA-binding domain-containing protein — MAKVRVHTNGKLFFDFRFQGRRYREYTALADTARNRRLVESVIRKIDRAIKDGSFRYQDFFPPENSRTVSRPIASATSDAASAEEHRALPGATPCVATPGFSEFFEQWYMEREIGWKRSYQQKVADIGNKHLIPAFRAMKIGDISKAECLAFRASLAKDKGLSPSRINAIMNILRQVLSEAAERFDYTMPIRDLKPLRQPRSTVNPLSLAEVQAFLSAVPERHRPYYVTAFFTGLRTSELNGLKWKYVDLERRQIGVFETFVYGKQDTTKTDGSQRYVEMSSPVVEALSRQQDLTRGRSDYVFCSRNGQPLNYRNMARRVWYPTLEKAGLERRRPYQTRHTASTLWLAAGESPVSRPGFPGDSIS; from the coding sequence ATGGCTAAGGTTCGCGTGCACACCAACGGCAAGCTCTTCTTCGACTTCCGCTTCCAGGGCCGGCGTTACCGGGAATACACGGCACTGGCCGACACGGCACGCAACCGCCGCCTCGTGGAATCGGTGATCAGGAAAATAGACCGCGCCATCAAGGACGGATCCTTCCGGTATCAGGACTTCTTCCCGCCGGAAAACAGCCGCACCGTCAGCAGGCCCATCGCTTCGGCGACCAGCGATGCCGCGTCGGCCGAAGAACACCGCGCCTTGCCCGGCGCGACCCCTTGCGTTGCGACACCCGGTTTCAGCGAGTTCTTCGAACAGTGGTACATGGAGCGGGAAATCGGCTGGAAACGATCCTATCAGCAGAAGGTGGCCGACATCGGCAACAAGCACCTCATTCCCGCGTTCAGGGCGATGAAGATCGGCGACATCTCCAAGGCGGAATGTCTCGCTTTCCGCGCAAGCCTTGCAAAAGACAAAGGCCTTTCGCCATCCCGCATCAATGCCATCATGAACATATTGAGGCAGGTCCTGTCCGAGGCCGCCGAACGATTCGATTACACGATGCCGATCCGGGATCTGAAACCGCTGCGCCAGCCACGTTCGACAGTCAACCCCTTGTCGCTCGCCGAGGTACAGGCCTTCCTTTCGGCGGTTCCGGAGCGTCATCGTCCCTATTACGTCACCGCTTTCTTCACAGGACTGAGAACCTCCGAACTCAACGGACTGAAGTGGAAATACGTTGATCTGGAACGCCGACAAATCGGCGTCTTCGAGACATTTGTCTATGGCAAACAGGACACCACAAAAACCGATGGCTCCCAGCGCTACGTCGAGATGTCGTCCCCCGTGGTGGAGGCGCTTTCAAGACAGCAAGACCTCACCCGGGGTCGATCCGACTACGTTTTCTGCAGCCGGAACGGCCAACCGCTGAACTACCGCAACATGGCGCGTCGCGTCTGGTACCCCACGTTGGAAAAGGCCGGCCTGGAACGTCGCCGCCCCTATCAGACCCGCCACACTGCATCCACGCTCTGGCTCGCGGCCGGCGAGTCGCCAGTGAGCCGCCCCGGGTTTCCCGGAGACTCCATTTCTTGA
- the cmoB gene encoding tRNA 5-methoxyuridine(34)/uridine 5-oxyacetic acid(34) synthase CmoB codes for MIALEPACSALAEAGLSEWAEALPPTLAALRPHGDWPQWRAALEAMPAPSADVLSLDTGTIQVGGAVDAAVQEILRDALMQLHPWRKGPWRLHGVFIDTEWRSDWKWERLAPHIAPLAGRRVLDVGCGNGYHCWRMLGARAELVVGIDPTQLFLAQFQAVSRLVAEIEPELLRRIHLLPLGIEQVPPGLRAFDTVFSMGVLYHRRSPIDHLLALRDCLRPGGELVLETLVVEGDEQTVLVPGERYARMRNVWFIPSPAALSGWLVRAGFRDVRVVDVTVTSVEEQRSTPWMRFQSLSDFLDPADTTRTIEGHPAPRRAIVLAHSS; via the coding sequence ATGATTGCACTCGAACCGGCATGCAGTGCGCTGGCAGAAGCCGGCCTGTCCGAATGGGCCGAGGCGCTGCCGCCCACCTTGGCAGCCCTGCGCCCTCACGGCGACTGGCCGCAATGGCGGGCAGCGTTGGAGGCCATGCCGGCACCGTCCGCCGATGTGCTGAGCCTCGATACGGGCACGATCCAGGTGGGCGGCGCGGTGGACGCGGCCGTGCAGGAGATCCTGCGCGATGCCCTGATGCAGCTGCATCCCTGGCGCAAGGGCCCCTGGCGTCTGCACGGGGTCTTCATCGATACCGAGTGGCGCTCGGACTGGAAATGGGAGCGCCTGGCGCCGCATATTGCACCGCTGGCGGGCCGGCGGGTGCTGGATGTGGGCTGCGGTAACGGCTACCACTGCTGGCGCATGCTCGGTGCGAGAGCGGAGCTGGTCGTCGGTATCGACCCCACGCAGTTGTTCCTTGCCCAGTTTCAGGCGGTCAGTCGCCTGGTGGCGGAGATCGAGCCCGAACTGTTGCGTCGCATCCACCTGTTGCCGCTGGGCATCGAGCAGGTGCCGCCCGGGTTGCGCGCTTTCGACACCGTGTTCTCCATGGGAGTGCTGTACCACCGGCGTTCGCCCATCGATCACCTGTTGGCATTGCGTGATTGTCTGCGCCCCGGGGGGGAGCTGGTACTGGAGACCCTGGTGGTGGAAGGGGACGAACAGACCGTGCTGGTGCCTGGCGAGCGTTATGCGCGCATGCGCAATGTCTGGTTCATCCCCAGCCCGGCGGCCTTGTCGGGTTGGCTGGTGCGTGCCGGCTTCCGCGATGTCCGGGTGGTGGACGTGACTGTGACCTCGGTCGAAGAACAGCGGTCCACGCCGTGGATGCGCTTCCAATCCCTTTCAGACTTTCTCGATCCGGCCGATACAACCCGTACGATTGAAGGGCATCCCGCGCCACGCCGGGCCATTGTGCTGGCGCATTCGAGTTGA
- the rpmI gene encoding 50S ribosomal protein L35, which yields MPKIKTLRGAAKRFRVTAGGIKRNQSHRRHILTKKSTKRKRHLRAPSMLHKNDVAAARRMIPYA from the coding sequence ATGCCCAAGATCAAGACCCTCCGGGGTGCAGCCAAGCGCTTCCGTGTCACCGCCGGTGGCATCAAGCGCAACCAGTCGCACCGCCGTCACATCCTGACGAAGAAATCCACCAAGCGTAAGCGTCACCTGCGCGCGCCGTCCATGTTGCACAAGAACGACGTGGCCGCGGCCCGCCGCATGATCCCCTACGCCTGA
- the ihfA gene encoding integration host factor subunit alpha yields MALTKADMAEHLFEELGLNKREAKEMVEMFFEEIRQALEDGRQVKLSGFGNFDLREKRQRPGRNPKTGEEIPISARRVVTFRPGQKLKARVEAYTQQQAAAAEQRTG; encoded by the coding sequence ATGGCATTGACCAAGGCCGACATGGCTGAACATCTGTTCGAGGAGCTCGGGCTGAACAAGCGCGAGGCCAAGGAAATGGTGGAGATGTTCTTCGAGGAGATTCGCCAGGCCCTGGAGGACGGGCGCCAGGTGAAGTTGTCGGGCTTCGGAAACTTCGACCTGCGAGAAAAACGCCAGCGGCCCGGGCGCAACCCCAAGACCGGCGAGGAGATCCCCATTTCCGCGCGCCGTGTGGTCACCTTCCGGCCCGGCCAGAAGCTCAAGGCCCGGGTCGAGGCCTATACCCAGCAGCAGGCTGCGGCGGCCGAGCAGCGGACCGGTTGA
- the pheT gene encoding phenylalanine--tRNA ligase subunit beta, translating into MRFSEAWLREWVNPDISTAELADQLSMAGLEVDSVEPAAPAFSGVVVGHVLSCEKHPDADKLSVCRVDVDGDEPLQIVCGARNVAAGQKVPVATVGARLPGDFKIKKSKLRGVLSQGMICSAAELGLAESSDGVMVLAEDAPVGKDFRAWLDLDDACIDVDLTPDRGDCLSVAGIAREVAVLNRAPLRGEVIEPVNPDLTDTFPVTVETPEACPRYVCRVIRGIDPAAQTPLWMVERLRRSGVRAISPVVDVTNYVMLELGQPMHGFDLDRLQGGVTVRMAQDGEALTLLDGSEVTLRDDTLVIADSKGPLALAGIMGGEDSGVSGDTRNVLLEAAFFAPLAIAGKARSYGLHTDSSHRFERGVDPELPVRAMEYATALLLEIAGGQAGPVSETVSEAQLPVRRPVRLRRARIPRILGIELADAEVKDILERLGMQVRGVDEGWEVTPPGSRFDIAIEVDLIEELGRIHGYANIPASLHAAPVTIAAQPEAAFRLDRARDTLVDRDYHEVITYSFISPEMAEQVAPDIAPVRLSNPISADMSVMRASLWPGLLAAARHNLARQQERVRIFESGLTFERIAGEIAQRPRLGGLICGPVVDTQWGQAARKADFFDLKGDLEAVLTQVAPAQDFGFVAAEHPALHPGQTARVLYHGQAIGWIGAVHPQLQQRLDLPATYVFEVSLEELAEGRLPAFAPLSKYPAIRRDFAIVVARETSWDQVHEVARRAAPEIVREIQLFDVYTGENVDSDRKSLALSLILQDSSHTLTEQEVERAGQAVLEALAGELSATLRD; encoded by the coding sequence ATGCGATTCAGCGAAGCCTGGTTGCGTGAATGGGTGAATCCCGATATCTCCACCGCCGAGCTGGCCGATCAGCTCAGCATGGCCGGCCTGGAGGTGGATTCGGTGGAGCCGGCCGCGCCGGCGTTCAGTGGCGTGGTGGTCGGCCACGTGCTCTCTTGCGAGAAGCACCCCGATGCCGACAAGCTCAGCGTCTGTCGGGTGGACGTGGACGGCGATGAGCCCCTGCAGATCGTGTGCGGCGCACGCAACGTGGCGGCCGGGCAGAAGGTGCCCGTGGCCACGGTGGGCGCGCGCCTGCCGGGTGATTTCAAGATCAAGAAGTCGAAACTGCGCGGTGTCCTGTCGCAGGGCATGATCTGCTCGGCGGCCGAACTGGGACTGGCGGAATCGTCCGACGGCGTCATGGTACTGGCGGAAGACGCCCCGGTGGGCAAGGATTTCCGTGCCTGGCTGGATCTGGACGATGCCTGCATCGACGTGGACCTGACGCCGGATCGCGGCGACTGCCTGAGCGTGGCCGGCATTGCGCGCGAGGTAGCGGTGCTCAACCGGGCGCCGCTGCGCGGCGAGGTCATCGAGCCGGTCAATCCCGATCTCACCGACACCTTCCCGGTGACGGTGGAAACCCCCGAGGCCTGCCCCCGCTATGTCTGCCGGGTGATCCGTGGCATCGATCCCGCTGCGCAGACCCCGCTGTGGATGGTCGAGCGCTTGCGCCGCAGCGGCGTGCGCGCCATCTCCCCGGTGGTGGATGTCACCAACTACGTGATGCTCGAACTCGGCCAGCCCATGCACGGGTTCGATCTGGATCGGCTGCAAGGCGGGGTTACCGTGCGCATGGCGCAGGATGGCGAGGCGCTGACCTTGCTCGACGGTAGCGAGGTGACCCTGCGCGACGACACCCTGGTGATCGCCGACAGCAAGGGGCCGCTGGCCCTGGCCGGCATCATGGGCGGTGAGGACAGCGGGGTGAGCGGCGATACCCGCAACGTGTTGCTGGAGGCCGCCTTCTTCGCGCCGCTGGCGATCGCCGGCAAGGCGCGCAGCTATGGTCTGCATACCGATTCGTCACACCGTTTCGAGCGCGGCGTCGATCCCGAGCTCCCGGTGCGCGCCATGGAATATGCCACCGCGCTGCTGCTCGAGATCGCCGGCGGCCAGGCCGGGCCGGTCAGCGAGACGGTGAGTGAGGCGCAGCTGCCAGTGCGGCGACCCGTCCGCCTGCGCCGTGCGCGTATCCCGCGCATCCTGGGTATCGAACTGGCCGACGCCGAGGTGAAGGACATCCTCGAGCGCCTGGGCATGCAGGTGCGGGGCGTCGACGAGGGCTGGGAGGTGACGCCGCCGGGCAGCCGTTTCGATATCGCCATCGAGGTGGACCTGATCGAGGAGCTGGGGCGTATTCACGGCTATGCCAACATCCCGGCCAGTCTGCACGCAGCGCCGGTCACCATTGCCGCGCAGCCCGAGGCGGCCTTCCGTCTCGACCGCGCGCGTGACACCCTGGTCGACCGGGACTATCACGAGGTCATCACCTACAGCTTCATCAGCCCGGAGATGGCCGAGCAGGTCGCCCCGGACATCGCCCCGGTGCGCTTGAGCAATCCCATCTCCGCCGACATGTCGGTGATGCGTGCCAGCCTGTGGCCCGGACTGCTGGCTGCGGCACGACACAACCTGGCGCGCCAGCAGGAACGGGTGCGAATCTTCGAATCGGGCCTCACCTTCGAGCGCATCGCCGGTGAGATCGCACAGCGCCCGCGCCTCGGCGGACTGATCTGCGGCCCGGTGGTCGACACCCAGTGGGGGCAGGCCGCGCGCAAGGCCGATTTCTTCGATCTCAAGGGCGACCTGGAGGCCGTGCTCACCCAGGTCGCGCCGGCGCAAGACTTCGGTTTTGTGGCAGCCGAGCATCCGGCCCTTCACCCGGGGCAGACCGCGCGGGTGCTCTATCACGGGCAGGCCATCGGCTGGATCGGGGCGGTGCATCCGCAGCTGCAGCAGCGGCTGGACCTGCCGGCGACCTATGTCTTCGAGGTTTCGCTCGAAGAGCTGGCTGAAGGGCGCCTGCCGGCCTTCGCGCCCTTGTCCAAGTACCCGGCCATTCGCCGCGACTTTGCCATCGTGGTGGCGCGCGAGACGAGCTGGGACCAGGTACACGAGGTGGCGCGCAGGGCGGCGCCTGAAATTGTGCGCGAGATCCAGTTGTTTGACGTCTATACTGGCGAGAATGTAGATTCCGATCGAAAAAGTCTCGCTTTGAGCTTGATTTTACAGGATTCTTCGCACACTCTTACTGAACAGGAAGTCGAACGTGCCGGCCAGGCCGTGCTGGAGGCGCTGGCCGGGGAATTGTCCGCTACGTTGAGAGACTAG
- the pheS gene encoding phenylalanine--tRNA ligase subunit alpha: MATELEQLLDEAQASVEAAADLRALDEVRVRYLGKSGVFTGQLKQLGKLPKEERPAAGQAINRAKQALQQAIEARRQALEAVALAERLAAERIDVTLPGRGPGRGGLHPVTRTMRRIQEIFGGAGFQVAEGPEIEDDFRNFEALNIPAHHPARAMHDTFYFDDGLLLRTHTSPVQIRVMKGAEPPLKVIAPGRVYRCDSDLTHTPMFHQVEGFMVDEQVTFADLKGILIAFLHAFFEREDLDVRFRPSYFPFTEPSAEVDIQCVMCSGEGCRVCSGTGWLEVLGCGMIHPEVMGHVGIDSERYTGYAFGMGVERLAMLRYGVNDLRLFFENDLRFLRQFA; encoded by the coding sequence ATGGCAACAGAACTGGAACAGCTGCTGGACGAGGCGCAGGCCTCGGTGGAGGCCGCGGCCGACCTGCGTGCGCTCGACGAGGTGAGGGTGCGCTACCTGGGCAAGAGCGGGGTGTTTACCGGGCAGCTCAAGCAGCTCGGCAAGCTCCCCAAGGAAGAGCGCCCTGCGGCCGGGCAGGCGATCAACCGTGCCAAGCAGGCCCTGCAACAGGCCATCGAGGCGCGCCGCCAGGCCCTGGAGGCCGTCGCGCTGGCCGAGCGCCTGGCCGCCGAGCGCATCGACGTCACCCTGCCGGGGCGTGGCCCGGGGCGGGGCGGTCTGCACCCGGTGACGCGCACCATGCGGCGCATCCAGGAGATCTTTGGCGGTGCCGGTTTCCAGGTGGCGGAAGGTCCCGAGATCGAGGACGACTTCCGCAACTTCGAGGCGCTCAACATCCCTGCCCATCACCCGGCGCGGGCCATGCACGACACCTTCTATTTCGACGATGGCCTGCTGCTGCGTACCCATACCTCGCCGGTGCAGATCCGGGTGATGAAGGGCGCCGAGCCGCCGCTCAAGGTGATTGCACCGGGGCGCGTCTATCGCTGCGACTCCGACCTGACCCACACGCCCATGTTTCATCAGGTCGAGGGTTTCATGGTGGACGAGCAGGTCACCTTTGCCGATTTGAAGGGCATTCTCATTGCCTTCCTGCACGCCTTCTTCGAGCGCGAGGATCTGGACGTACGTTTCCGCCCGTCCTATTTCCCCTTCACCGAGCCTTCGGCGGAGGTGGATATCCAGTGCGTGATGTGCAGCGGGGAAGGTTGCCGGGTGTGTTCCGGCACTGGCTGGCTGGAGGTGCTGGGCTGCGGCATGATCCACCCCGAGGTGATGGGCCATGTCGGCATCGACAGCGAACGCTACACCGGTTACGCCTTTGGCATGGGGGTGGAGCGCCTGGCCATGTTGCGCTACGGCGTCAACGACCTGCGGCTGTTCTTCGAGAACGACCTGCGCTTCCTGCGGCAGTTTGCCTGA
- a CDS encoding DNA-formamidopyrimidine glycosylase family protein encodes MPEGPEIKRTADRLADVLAGQHLQQVRFAVPGLQGWEDRLAGARVLSVMARGKALLTRFDNGMTLYTHNQLYGRWEVVEGRVLPSSRRRLRLMLGTHRHLALLYSATEIEMLDEEAVGAHPYLSRLGPELLDPGVDASQVKACLLQHPRRALAGLLQDQSVLAGIGNYLCCEILHVAGLHPRRRVADLAPDQ; translated from the coding sequence ATGCCCGAAGGTCCCGAGATCAAGCGTACTGCCGATCGCCTGGCCGATGTCCTTGCCGGCCAGCACTTGCAACAGGTTCGCTTTGCGGTGCCGGGTCTGCAGGGTTGGGAGGACCGGCTCGCAGGCGCCCGGGTACTGTCGGTGATGGCGCGCGGCAAGGCGCTGCTCACCCGTTTCGACAATGGCATGACGCTCTATACCCATAATCAGCTCTATGGCCGCTGGGAAGTGGTGGAGGGCAGGGTGCTGCCATCGTCCCGCCGCCGGCTGCGCCTGATGCTGGGGACCCACCGTCATCTGGCCTTGCTCTATAGCGCCACCGAGATCGAGATGCTCGATGAGGAAGCCGTCGGCGCGCACCCTTACCTGTCGCGTCTGGGGCCGGAACTGCTCGATCCGGGCGTTGATGCTTCACAGGTGAAGGCGTGCCTGCTGCAGCACCCGCGACGCGCCCTGGCCGGGCTGTTGCAGGATCAGTCGGTGCTCGCGGGGATCGGCAACTACCTCTGTTGCGAGATTCTGCACGTGGCGGGCCTGCATCCGCGTCGGCGGGTGGCCGATCTGGCACCCGATCAGTGA
- the infC gene encoding translation initiation factor IF-3, with the protein MAKQEKRNRLNGDITAPEVRLIGADGEQIGIVSLEEAQRIADGAGLDLVEIVPNAEPPVCRIMDYGKFVFEQKKQRQEARKKQKQVQVKEVKFRPGTDIGDYKVKLRNLRRFLENGDKCKVTMRFRGREHAHRELGLEMLQRVERDLADISQVEQRPIMEGRQMVMVLSPLKK; encoded by the coding sequence ATCGCAAAACAAGAAAAGCGCAATCGTCTGAACGGAGACATCACCGCCCCCGAGGTCAGGCTCATCGGCGCAGATGGGGAACAGATCGGGATCGTCAGCCTCGAGGAGGCCCAGCGTATCGCCGACGGCGCCGGGCTCGATCTGGTGGAGATCGTTCCCAACGCCGAGCCGCCTGTCTGCCGCATCATGGACTATGGCAAGTTCGTGTTCGAGCAGAAGAAACAGCGGCAGGAGGCGCGCAAGAAGCAGAAACAGGTCCAGGTCAAGGAGGTCAAGTTCCGGCCCGGAACCGACATCGGCGACTACAAGGTCAAGCTGCGCAACCTCAGGCGGTTTCTCGAAAACGGCGACAAGTGCAAGGTGACCATGCGTTTTCGTGGTCGCGAGCATGCCCACCGCGAGCTTGGGCTGGAGATGCTCCAGCGCGTCGAGCGTGACCTGGCCGACATCTCCCAGGTGGAGCAGCGACCGATCATGGAAGGGCGCCAGATGGTGATGGTGCTCAGTCCGCTGAAGAAGTGA
- the lexA gene encoding transcriptional repressor LexA, which yields MTPSLTRRQQEIFDYLAEQLPKLPHPPTLGELCQMLGLKSRGSLHKQIQALIDAGLVEPMHNLRRGIRLTPRGKRLASGRTQTIEANDSDELPMYGYIAAGRPIEAIANPDTILVPPVLRTENPCYVLQVKGDSMIEEGILDGDWVVIEQRDTARNGEIVVALVDGEEATLKRLEKRPGEIVLHPANSSMSPMRYHPSQVQIQGVLVGQMRRYH from the coding sequence ATGACCCCCAGCCTCACCCGCCGCCAGCAAGAGATCTTCGATTACCTGGCCGAGCAACTGCCGAAACTGCCTCACCCGCCCACGCTGGGCGAGTTGTGCCAGATGCTGGGGCTGAAATCGCGCGGCTCGCTGCACAAGCAGATCCAGGCACTGATCGACGCCGGCCTGGTGGAGCCCATGCACAACCTGCGGCGAGGTATCCGTCTTACACCCCGTGGGAAACGCCTGGCCTCGGGCCGCACCCAGACCATCGAGGCAAACGACAGCGACGAACTGCCGATGTACGGGTACATCGCGGCCGGCCGGCCGATCGAGGCCATCGCCAATCCCGACACCATCCTGGTACCACCAGTGCTGCGCACCGAGAACCCCTGTTACGTGTTGCAGGTGAAAGGGGATTCCATGATCGAGGAAGGCATCCTCGACGGGGACTGGGTCGTCATAGAGCAACGCGATACCGCACGCAACGGCGAGATCGTGGTCGCCCTGGTCGATGGCGAGGAGGCCACACTCAAGCGCCTGGAAAAGCGCCCTGGCGAGATCGTCCTGCACCCGGCCAACAGCAGCATGTCACCCATGCGCTATCACCCCTCGCAGGTACAGATCCAGGGCGTGCTGGTCGGTCAGATGCGACGCTATCACTGA
- a CDS encoding helix-turn-helix domain-containing protein — protein MIRFRIRELMADKTFNEGRRVTFEEISKATGINRTVLSRMANQRGYNTTTDNLDRLCEYFGCDVGDIAIHVKVEPEKG, from the coding sequence ATGATTCGTTTCCGGATTCGCGAACTGATGGCAGACAAGACCTTCAATGAAGGCAGACGGGTGACCTTCGAGGAAATCAGCAAGGCGACGGGTATCAACCGGACGGTGCTGTCACGGATGGCGAACCAGCGCGGATACAACACCACGACCGATAACCTGGACCGGCTCTGCGAGTACTTCGGGTGCGATGTGGGGGATATCGCCATCCACGTGAAGGTGGAGCCCGAAAAGGGCTAG
- the rplT gene encoding 50S ribosomal protein L20, producing MPRVKRGVTAHAKHKKVLKQAKGYYGARRKVFRVARQAVIKAGQYAYRDRKVKKRQFRALWIQRINAAARMNGLSYSRMIDGLNKAGIAIDRKMLADIAVHDMPAFSQLAEKAKAALAG from the coding sequence ATGCCAAGAGTGAAACGCGGCGTTACCGCACACGCCAAGCACAAGAAGGTTCTCAAGCAGGCCAAAGGCTACTACGGTGCCCGCCGCAAGGTGTTCCGGGTTGCCAGGCAGGCCGTCATCAAGGCCGGCCAGTACGCCTATCGCGACCGCAAGGTCAAGAAGCGCCAGTTCCGCGCGCTGTGGATCCAGCGTATCAATGCGGCGGCGCGCATGAACGGCTTGTCCTACAGCCGCATGATCGACGGCCTGAACAAGGCCGGTATCGCCATCGATCGCAAGATGCTGGCCGATATCGCGGTACACGACATGCCCGCCTTCAGCCAACTCGCCGAGAAGGCCAAGGCGGCCCTCGCAGGCTGA
- a CDS encoding SET domain-containing protein: protein MTEHKRIRNAELREWVYAAESTIHGTGLFAARAIRKGEYIGTYWGRR from the coding sequence ATGACCGAGCACAAGCGTATCCGCAATGCCGAGTTGCGCGAATGGGTGTATGCGGCCGAGTCGACCATCCATGGCACCGGGTTGTTTGCTGCGCGCGCCATCCGCAAGGGCGAATACATCGGCACCTACTGGGGCCGCAGGTGA
- the hspQ gene encoding heat shock protein HspQ: MVARAKFYIGQIVHHRRFDYRGVVIDVDPEFNGSDGWYDSVARTRPRRDQPWYRVLVDGAEQETYVAEWHLEPDLTGDPIRHSAIERVFTGYADGRYLPPVH, encoded by the coding sequence ATGGTGGCAAGGGCAAAATTCTATATCGGTCAGATCGTGCATCACCGTCGCTTCGACTACCGGGGCGTGGTGATCGACGTGGACCCGGAATTCAATGGTTCCGATGGTTGGTACGACTCGGTGGCCCGTACCCGGCCGAGGCGTGATCAGCCCTGGTACCGGGTGCTGGTGGACGGTGCCGAGCAGGAGACCTACGTGGCCGAATGGCATCTGGAGCCGGATCTGACCGGTGATCCCATACGTCACTCGGCCATCGAACGGGTGTTCACCGGCTATGCCGACGGGCGTTATCTGCCGCCGGTACACTGA
- a CDS encoding SET domain-containing protein-lysine N-methyltransferase, protein MKRNGTYVLWVYEEGDEDNAIGRSGRNLLRYLNHSRPGNTAFDGFDLYATRAIRRGEELTFDYLESEFD, encoded by the coding sequence GTGAAGCGTAATGGCACCTATGTGCTGTGGGTCTATGAAGAAGGCGACGAAGACAATGCCATCGGTCGCAGCGGGCGCAACCTGTTGCGCTACCTCAATCACAGCCGTCCCGGCAACACCGCCTTCGACGGTTTCGATCTGTACGCCACCCGTGCCATCCGGCGTGGCGAGGAACTGACCTTCGACTACCTCGAGTCCGAGTTTGACTGA
- a CDS encoding MerR family transcriptional regulator has product MLDPESSNLELPPIPGKRYFTIGEVAELCQVKPHVLRYWEQEFPQLKPVKRRGNRRYYQRHDVELIRQIRSLLYEQGFTIGGARQRLEEGDGESGKAKGADPQLVRELREELEAILQLLEA; this is encoded by the coding sequence ATGCTCGACCCCGAGAGCAGCAATCTGGAACTGCCGCCGATCCCCGGCAAGCGGTATTTCACCATCGGTGAGGTGGCCGAGCTGTGCCAGGTCAAGCCGCACGTGCTGCGGTACTGGGAGCAGGAGTTCCCCCAGCTCAAGCCGGTCAAGCGGCGCGGCAACCGGCGCTATTACCAGCGCCACGACGTCGAGCTGATCCGCCAGATCCGCAGCCTGCTCTACGAGCAGGGCTTCACCATCGGCGGGGCGCGCCAGCGTCTGGAAGAGGGTGACGGCGAGAGCGGCAAGGCCAAGGGGGCCGATCCGCAACTGGTCCGCGAGTTGCGCGAGGAGCTCGAGGCCATCCTGCAATTGCTCGAGGCCTGA